The sequence gagtatttgggtacccaggtatgcttcaaacttagataatgttggttgaattgctccaaattttcaaaaaaatgtaaatttttgaagtagatttggccttgttcggttaccttatgtgaagaacatgtaaccgaacacatctgaaagtgtagttcggttactttttccaaacacgcaggttaccgaactcgctcgttaatggaggtttttagtcgttcggttagCAGACATGTTACCGAACATTGTTTAaaggatttacagagtaatgttcggtttgcccgcaatgttaccgaactttagggtctagaagttcTGTTGGTTCGCAAAcaatatctaaccgaactttacatgAACATAAGATTTTACCAAGTGTAcatagttcggttggttcgcaaacttcataccaaccaactatctaaccgaactttacgtaaaaaaAATTTATACCAAGTGtaaaaagttcggttggttcgcaaacttttacccaacaacatatctaatcGAACTCAATATCAGAGTAAAGTTCGGTTAAAGTAAAAACTTAACAATTTTTGCGATCCAACCGAACTGAACTTGCAAATGCCTATATAAAATTAGCCcatagttcggttacaaagacaacttaacatttttgcgaacgaaccgaacttttggACTTTTCATTATTTTCgtactaaagttcggtgatatccttattttgcgaaggaaccgaacttatggacttgtttTGTTCTAatcaaggagttcggttaaaagtattttttgcaaatcaaccgaactttttgcgacgaaaccgaacgttttgcgacgtaaccgaactaaaagttcggctgagacttgttttttgcgacgtaaccaaacctttctctgaaaaaaacctccattaaacctctctgcaacttccattttcaactcattttgatgattacttctcattttctcaaccaaaaattttttacaagtaatgggtttgtgagaatatctttgttaatgatttaaattaagctatatatatagaggtggtggttggtggtggtggtaatcggaggtggtggtggtactcggtggttggtggtggtgatagtcagagatggtggtggtggtaatcggcggtggtggtgggaggaggtggttggtggtggtgataatcggaggtggtggtgatggtgggcgttggttatatatatataggtggttattaggttgattttaaattaaattaggttaagggtaggttagtcatttcaacgctttaggacaccccttataactatagggaaggtgacttaataaaatcatggtcccctcaaaaaaaccatggtccctaaaaaatcgttcttatcACCGATCAAGCAGTTTTGATCGTAGTGCCCACGAGGTCCACAACCAAATCTCTTGACTGCTGCCCAAAAGTGAGTGTTACATGATGTTGcgtaatcattgtgcaacacatccgaacgagtgttgcgcaattaTTGTGAGTGCTGCATGATGGTGATCATATTCTTGTATCGTTTTTTATTATTGTGTAGGAAAATTTGGGCATATATCCGCGATTCACTAATTTAATTGGGAATTTATCCCATAATTTCAAAAGGGAACATTATTCAAATACCCCTCTAAATCCACCATTTGAAATATACCCTTATTCAATTTTAAAAATACCCCTCACTGGAAGCAATTAGCATAAGttgattccaaaaaaaattattttttacccCTTGAGAATATTTGTGTAAAGTTGACCAAAATGGAAagtatttataacattcccacattCTAAAATTAAGAAATATATCCCGACCATCCATAAGAAAAGAAATATACTGTTATGCTCTTAACTTTCAAATTGATATCTAACGAAGCCAATCTTGCTTTTAAAATAACAACGCAAGGTAAGCACCTGCTTGAACGGTTAATTTGCAGTAAATTAGTGAATCCTCGACATATTCCCGATTTTCCCTTTTGTGTAACTACGCACGTATGTATAAGTTaactaagaacttgtttgtttgcagctgactcggcgtctgaatctgagtcaacccctgactcggatcgagtcagcagtcagaccgtttgtttccattttgagtcagatctgactcgacctctgactcagacataactcctgactcggactcatttgagtcaggtaacaaaatacccctgactcatgggaccaaaccactgactcacttatttacgagtcagatgagtcagatctgactcaaaacaaacatatcgactcagatccaaatgagtcaggtgatttcactcagatccagatgatttagatccagacgactcaaatgagttaggagtaaacaaacatggtgtaagctaacattttcacataataatcctctggaaagaacaaaaatgattttttttaacgACTAACCATCTCCGAATGATCTTTTGAAAATTTGTTTAGAAGGATTCATGAAGACAcctcacaaaaaaaaacaaaaaaaaaaaacctcacaACAAGCAGGATTATTTAAATCCTCTGGATCATGCAAACTTCTCGTGTCCTGTACGGAAATTTTCCTAAAAAAATCTTGAGCACAAGTAAAGCCAAAATGAAAATGCATATACACCTAACCTAATAGCTTGGGGTCAAGCTAGTCGTCTCCAAAAGTAAACGAGAGCTATCCATTCTCCCCCAGCAGAGCACTCATAAAGTAATGCATATTAATGCATCCGCACCTGATCTTTAAATGCTGGCTAAAGTCAGCGGGAAACCATGGATTCCATTCTTGATTACCGAGAGGCGAGAGCTACATTGACGGTGAAAAAGAAGGTTCCATGTTTTTGAAGTAACATTTCGCAGAGCTGTAAACAAATGCTTTGCTATTAACCCAccgataaaaaaagaaaaatctaatgCAATGTAGTAATAAGTCAAAATTTAGATCCAAATTCCAAACGCAACCTTAAAATATTGCCTTTTATAAAAAGAGAACTCTCGACAAAATCTTCGAACTACGTTGCAAGAGAACGGTTTTTGAGAAATTAACAATTCATTAGAAGCAGCTCTGCATTAATTTTCAAGTAAAGGGTACTGTTTAATCTAATCTTAACAAAATATTAAATATTTGTAGATTATGAAGCTAGCTATCTCTTCTCGGCAGTATCATCATATATGTGTGTAGACTGTAGAGAGATTATGAGAGCAGCCCAGTGTGTACAGTTAAGCTTATAGAAGTAGTTGATGAGAGTCTTTGTatgtggctgaaggttcggttgCTGTATGCGATAATCGGACAAAAATAAAAAGGTAAAGATCATGGCTTGACCGGTTGATGAAATCTTTGTAGGTAAGTCATTTCAtggctttcttttcttttctacgcATTTCTTGGTTTACTGTTTGTTGAGGCTCTTCAAGTCAGATTATTGATTTGGAGAGCTGCCCTGATGATCAagttttttcttttataaatTATGGCAGTAGAAATCGTGTGGTTCTCGGGAAATGGCCAGTGATCATTTGATGATCAAAGCTAATACTAAAGGAATCAGATCTGAAGCTGAGCGTACGAGAATGACTCTGGCGTCTGCGAGAAATAGTACTACtattctcttcatctttcttctGTTTTCCGGTGCCTACATGTACTCACGTTGCATCGGTTCGGTAAGATTTCATATACTCGCTCAAACGTTATTAAATGTCTCATGAACTAGTGTGTATGCACCGGTGActgtcttcttctcttctccatatTGGATGTGTACCTTCCAACTAGCAATTGGATAGTTCTGGTACGGGTTCATAGAAAATGCAAGAGAAATATTGATAATAATGATATTGGTGGATTGACACCAATATAAGACTTTattgaagaaaagaagataaACGCCTGGTCCAAAAAGCCAGGCGCATGACATTTTGAGAGTGCACGAAAACAATGAGTGTAAAATCTAGTGTGCAATTTAAAAGATTAAGCATGAGTGTTGTTAACTTGTATATTCCTGCACAAGTTAatctctaataaaaaaaaatcatcgaaatcaaaattgataaaattaaaaaaataacatgctagaataacaatatttttttttctgaattagTCATTTTTTATGTCTTCATCCTCGATATATAAGAAGTTACCTATTGTTATTGTTATATTTTTTGCCCTGAGCCACGAAAAACTCAGGATTTGCTTATTTGATCCGAAATTAGATGATAGTCTTATAATGTCCCCAGGATTCACCATTAGGATTGCTTCTATATTTTAAATTCATAAAAAAAAGTTCGTTATGTTGATAGCTGGTAATAATTACTGAAATAGGATTCATTGGTGGTTCTATATGgatattatcttataattttaacATTATTTTGTTTTGTGTTAGATAATACTGATTTATAGCTAATTTTCCGTAATATGTTCTTGAAAGTGATCTACATTTTACGAAAAAGACGGACATTGCCTAAGACATATAACATTGTTATCAACCATTTTGAAAATTGAGAGTTGAAATTTACATCGATAGATGATAAAGTTACATATCAGGAAATGTGCTCAAACATTATTTATAAGAGTGTAGTGTTCCGTGAAAACAAAAACATTATATCAGAAATTAATATCTAACTAATATTTACTTAATTTCTATAAAAATAATTAGTATCGAGATTTTAAGATAACGTCAATTTTAAGATAACGTCAATTTAACGATAACGGATACTACGTCGTAATGTTTTAGAAATTTTATCgagaataaataataataaacacTAACCTTCTTCATTTTTCATGGAGTATATGTGTATGTCACTATTCTTACCTTATAATTTCTCTAATTACTTTAGAATTTGTAAGATATTATCGAAGTGTCAATTTGCAGGCCATTGTACAAAGATTTTTACTATATGTCATATGCGCCTCTTGAATTTTTGCAGAATATACTAGCAAGCGTCAACAGGTTTAGCCCTGGAAGTGTAACCTTCGCCAGCACTCCTCTACCCGTAAACAGAAAAATCCACAAACAACAACCAGTCTCATACTCCCCACTCAATTGCTCAGCATACAACGAGATTAAAAAATGCACAGTAAACAATCCTGAAACATTGACAGACGAAGAAACTGACAGTTCATCGTCTACAAAGGAGTGTCCTAATTATTTTCGCTGGATTCACGAAGATTTGCGACCATGGAAAGATACAGGAATCACCGAGGAGATGATAGAAAGGGCAAACCAGTCGTCAAACTTCAGAATAACAATCGTAAATGGGAAAGCTTACATGCAAAAGATTAGGCCGGTATTTCAAACTAGAGATTTGTTTACAATTTGGGGTGTTGTGCAActcatgaggaagtaccctggaaAACTGCCTGACTTGGATTTGATGTTTGATGCCGGTGACAagcctaaaaacaaatttaaagaTTATCAAGGACCAAACGCTACTGCTCCACCACCAGTGTTTGGCTTCTGCGGCCAAGACTCCTTTGTAGCTATCCCGTTTCCTGATTGGTCCTTTTGGGGATGGTAAGTTTCATCAAGCTTCTTTCAATATTGGTCTAACTGTGTAAGACCAGACGGTAGCACTCCAGTGGCACACTTATGATAGAAATTTTCAGGCCTGAAATCCGCGTAAGACCGTGGGATACGTTGTTAGAAGACCTGAAGGAGGGAAATAGGAAGACCAAATGGATTGATAGGGAACCTTATGCGTATTGGAAAGGGAATCCTAAAGTTGCTCCCACTAGACTAGATCTTATCAAATGCAATGTCTCTGAGGAGCAGGACTGGAATGCTCGTTTGTATCCAATGGTAATTCCTTACTATAAAAGCAAGAATGCAATGTCTATTCCTTGGATTACATTAACCTAAAATGCACATTCTCTACACAATGCACATATACTAACCATTGCACTTGAACTTTGCAGGATTGGGGTGCAGAGAATCGGGGAGGGTTTCATCAATCCAATTTAGCAGATCAATGCGTTCACAGGTAGCACCAGCGTGTGCGGTACTAAAAATTGCTTGCTGTGCCGTAATCATTGATTAAGCTAACAAGTTTGGTTTTTGCAGGTATAAAATTTATATAGAAGGGGTTGGCTGGTCAGTAAGCGAAAAGTACATATTAGCTTGTAATTCTCTCACGTTACTGGTGAAGCCTCTCTTCTACGACTTCTTCACAAGAAGTCTAGTAGCCATGCAGCATTACTGGCCCATCAAAGAAAATGACAAGTGCAAATCAATCAAGTTTGCTGTTGACTGGGGAAACACCCACAAGAAAATTGTAAGTCTCTCTGTGATGAAGTTAGTAGCGGATTCCGAAACTCCTCCAGTTCAGCAAATTTTTGTTCCACCTTTGGGTATACTAATCTTGATTCTAATATTTTTAACAGGTGCGACAAATCGGAACAGCAGCCAGTGATTTCATCCAGGAGGATCTAAAGATGGATTATGTTTATGACTATATGCTACATCTATTAACCGCATACTCTAAACTAATGAAATACAAGCCTATTGTACCTCCAGACGCAGTTGAGATGTGTTTTGAGAGCATGGCATGTCCTGAAAAAGGAATAAGGAAAAAGTTCATGATGGAATCCATGGTGAAGGCTCCCAGCAAAACCAAGCCATGCACCCTACCTCCAGAATTTGATCCAGCACAGCTTCAAGCTTTCAATCAAGAAAATGAAGATTCTATTAAAGAGGTAGAAAGTTGGGAGAACAATTTTTATAAAAACCAAACCAAGTAGTAGATCTGTATGTTCTTATACTTACACCCTTCTTACACTAAACACATTCTTCagataaattaataaaaaattatacccATTTCAATTGATGCACCATAAGTGATGAATTGACACATATGAATCTTGTGCGATTATATTCAGTGCCATTTACAATAAGTAACCAGCACCGACTAAGCTGTATAATGACCCTCCACTGACCACTACCTTGTACCAGTTACCTCTACTTGTCAAAAAGTGGCACTATGTCATGGGCCCCAAATTCAGGCCAACCACCTACTAGGAGCCACTTGTTAGTGGAAGCCAGTCAAAATTGGCTAATAATGGAGAGTGCACTTTGTACGATGCAGACACTCACGGACTGAAAGTTGATTTAAAGACAGAAGGTCAGGAAAAAATTGAGCAGAAAGAAGTCTAGAGAGAAAATGGTCAAGAGAAATAAGAGTTCATCTGTGATCATCACTGTTAGTGCTACTAGTACTGCAGCAAGTGATTGTTGATGCTGAATTTACAAAAAAATCGAGAAAAAATTGCAGTGATTCTTCATCTTTAATAGGGGAGTGTAATGAAGAGGAGGAGATGCTAATGGATTCAGAAGTAAGTAGAAGATTTCTTGCTGAAGTTACTGGCATTTCATATAAAGCTATTCGGAAGGACAAACCGGTTTGTGGCGCCGGCGAACATAGAAGCTACAGAGATCAGTGCACCCCTCAGTCAGTACACAAATATACCCGTGGCTGCGAGAAAGCAAACCAATGTAGATCAGATTAACAATAGCTACGGAGTAGTTAAGAACAATGGGTAATAATTTGTTCATCCGTCACCGGGACTCTTTCCGGAGAGCTATGTATTATCCTCATATATGGTCTTCATGTCAAAATTGCAAATTTAAGTTCAAGTCTGGCCACGTATCCTATGTCAAGCAGGGACTTCTTTTTTATTGTTTGAGACCGGTTTCAACTCTATTTTTTGGTCTTAGGCCCCTTCCTACGGTTTTAGTCCAAAGTTTAGTCCATACCGAGTCAACTAGGTATAGATTAGttcaaaaattatttaaattatgtaaaatacacaaatagcctttctaatttacaatttagtacaaatatttatggtttagtccaaagtgactcatgatgatgtcagcaactttaaataatacaaaaataattaaaaacctttTTATCTTTTGAACCGCTCATCCAAaattatatattcggaaagctctttccgagatctacaaaaagagtacccatatgactatataattttcaactACTACCTCCGCACGAGTTAAAGTAATGCCTATTGTATCAACTACCACCTCTGCACGACCTCTAATAGTAATAAACGAAGATTCAATGAGACAAAAATATCCTTGTTCGTGGCGATAAGATGTGATTGGTAACAATCTGCTTCAGTAATTATCTTTCATATGTTCTCCATCGCGAGTTGGTtatcaaatttcaattttttcaGAGCTTCAGGAAGTTGATTGTTGAAAACATTGTAGATTTTATCAACACCTGGGCGTCTGTAGACAAATACGAATATTAAACAAAAAAGTAGGCACCACTTTGTACAAATAACAAAAAACTAGAGAGTAAAGAAAAACTGCAGTtacatatacatattgtcaagatGTTCTTTGTAACCATCAAAAAGAAACATATACAAAATAAGATTCAAGTTATGTCATCCCATAAGTCAACCCCAATGTATGAGATTAATTGAAGTTCAATTTTCGACCGTAGTCATAAAAGTCAAGTCAAGGGCTTCATAATTCAAAAACTATGGTCAGCTTTAAAAAGAATCAACATGCGCACAACTGTGTACACATTAACAGTAAACATATGTAGAACTATCTACACATATTGGATAAAGAGTGAACACTTTTGCAGCCAAGAATGACAACTAACGAGAACTGAGAACATATAAAGCTATAAGTACGCCAAAGGTTTTGAAATATTTTGTTATCAGGCAAGCTCAAGCATACACGGAGATGGAATGAAAAAGTTGTCATTAAAATGAAGCTATTATGTATCATTCTCCGACAGAAAGCTTACGAAGAATCAAGACATTGTTTTACCACtttgtacacacctacaaaaaaaTATGCATGAAATTGATCATTCATACTCACACTcagacctactttttcatgagaaACATGCCTAAAACCGATCATTCAAAGCCACACACAAATAtactttttcatggaaaatacactGGCGCACCAATctgtacacccctgcaaaacatgcatataACCGATGATTTATACTCACACTCGGACATACTTCTTCATGGGAATTATATAGGTGCACCAATGTGTACAACCCTTTGAAACATGCATAAAAacaatcattcataaccacacacaaatcTATTTCGTCATGGGAATTACACAGGTACACCAATACGTACACTgcttcaaaacatgcataaacTCGATCACTGACAACCACACACAAGCCTATTTTTCATATGAATTACTTttcacaggtgcaccaatatgtacacttcTGTAAAACATGGGAAACCTGCATTTTCATGGGAAACCTACTTTTTCATAGGATTTACGTAGGTGTATCAATATGTACACCCTTGTATCAATACTTTTTCATATTAACAATCAACAGgtgcacaactatgtacacattgatAATCTACATGTATATAatcatgtacacattaagaatcaatatctgtacaactatgtgcacattagcaaaaaaaaaaaaatgaaagttataaaaattatttttagAACGGGAGGCAACTCTGACTAGTAAAGCTTTCACTTGGACCCTTACATAATACATGCCAAATGTGTTAACTAGACCCTTaaatgcttataagttcttaaatTTAATACATAGGAAACCCATGTACTCGGAGCAAAAGGACAAACAAGAAGAGCTACATCAATAATGTCAATGACCACGAAGGCTAATCACtcaataaaatatattttattaaacGAAGGTTGTACTAGTCAAATTCAACCAAGAAAGCCTTAAGCACGCAATCATGTTATCAGTTAGGACCAATATTAAGGTAGGCATCATCAAGGCAACAAAGTATACAACTAGACCAAATACCTTGCACCGTGTTGCAGCATCTTGGGCTGCAAGCATAGAAATATAAGTTGGGGACTCATCTCTATCGTATTTGACCTTCACTAGACCTGCAATTAAGATAAAGAAAAAGGTTGAGAACTTGAGATACTAACAGATCATGTGTTTGTTCAAGTCTAAGCAATCAAGTTACAGTTTCCTTTAAGTTTTACACTGCaaacaacaataaaatatgtTTTTCTTAAGGTTTCACTATTGTAACCAAAGAATTAACCCGATTTGGATAAACTCAACCTTGAAGGATGAAAATTATCCACTGTAACAAAAGAGTTAGCACAAACACATTGGTTTGGGACATTTCTAGACAATCAAtcacaggtgtacaattatgtgttCATTAACAATTaaaaggtgtacaattatgtgcacattaacgatcaacgggtgtacaattatgtgcatATTAACCATCAAGATGTGTAAAACTATGTGTACATTAACGATCAACagttgtacaactatgtacacattaacgatGAACAGGTGTATAACTATGTACACGTCAACtaatag comes from Papaver somniferum cultivar HN1 chromosome 7, ASM357369v1, whole genome shotgun sequence and encodes:
- the LOC113296652 gene encoding O-glucosyltransferase rumi-like codes for the protein MASDHLMIKANTKGIRSEAERTRMTLASARNSTTILFIFLLFSGAYMYSRCIGSNILASVNRFSPGSVTFASTPLPVNRKIHKQQPVSYSPLNCSAYNEIKKCTVNNPETLTDEETDSSSSTKECPNYFRWIHEDLRPWKDTGITEEMIERANQSSNFRITIVNGKAYMQKIRPVFQTRDLFTIWGVVQLMRKYPGKLPDLDLMFDAGDKPKNKFKDYQGPNATAPPPVFGFCGQDSFVAIPFPDWSFWGWPEIRVRPWDTLLEDLKEGNRKTKWIDREPYAYWKGNPKVAPTRLDLIKCNVSEEQDWNARLYPMDWGAENRGGFHQSNLADQCVHRYKIYIEGVGWSVSEKYILACNSLTLLVKPLFYDFFTRSLVAMQHYWPIKENDKCKSIKFAVDWGNTHKKIVRQIGTAASDFIQEDLKMDYVYDYMLHLLTAYSKLMKYKPIVPPDAVEMCFESMACPEKGIRKKFMMESMVKAPSKTKPCTLPPEFDPAQLQAFNQENEDSIKEVESWENNFYKNQTK